A stretch of DNA from Williamwhitmania sp.:
TCCTGCATGAAGAATTTAAAAACACTTATTTGGTTTTCTTTGTCTATGCCAGTGCCCGTGTCGCTTACAAACAGGTTGACCTTGTCATCGGCTATTTCAAAGCCAATATCAATTTGCCCCTCAGAGGTGAATTTTATGGCGTTGTCGAGCAAATGAGCAAACGATTTCTTTAGCAGTGCCTCATCGGAATTAAGGGAAAAGTTGACAACCTCCTTGGATATCAGAAGGTTTAGAGTAATTTTTTTTGCTTCGGCTATGGGTTGAAATTTGTAGTTGAGCTCTGAAAACAAATCAGCCAGTAGAAAGGGCTTTTTATGTATTTCTTGGCTACCTGAGGCGATTAGAGAAATATCCATGTAGTTTGTAATGGTGTTCAAGAGCCTATCGCTGCTGGTGTTTAGTATGTTGAGGTAATTTTTTCTGTTTTCTTCCGAAAGGTTTGGCTGTGCAATAAGGCTGGCAAATCCTAGAATGCCATTTAGTGGTGTACGAACCTCGTGCGAAATGTTTTGCATGAAAGCGGTTTTGAGTTTGTCTCCTGCCTCTGCTTTTTCCTTGGCTTGAATGAGTTCTTGCGTAAGGCGTTTTTGTTCTGTAATATCTTCGGTGTTGATGGTATAGCTGATTATTTCTCCTCCTTCATTGAGTAGGGGCGAGATGGCGACATACTCCCAATATCGCTCACCACTTCTCCGCTTGCTGAAGTATTCTCCTTTCCATACTTTCCCAGACCTGATAGTCTCCCATATATGGTTGAAGTTTTCCGGCGAGTTGGACTCTTCTTTAAGAATACGCACAGTTTTTCCGACAACCATCTCCGGTGGATAACCTGATATTTCAGTGAAGCGGGGATTGATATACTCAATTTTACCGTTGGTGTCAGAAATAATTACGCCTGATGGGCTCTGCATAACCGCTTGCGATAGTCGGTGCAACTCCTTTTGGGCCGCCTCAAGTGCCAGCAGCTCCTGTGCTTCCTTTAGTGCCCTGCTTACCGCCAAGGGTAACTTTTCGAGTTGGTCCTTTAGCACATAGTCGGTTGCTTTATTCTTTAGCAGCTCAACAGCACGGTCCTCACCAATTGACCCCGATACACAAATAAAGGGAACTTCCGGAAGGTGGGTTTGTGCAAGCCGCAGCGCCTCCATGCCGTTAAAACTAGGGAGGTTGTAGTCCGAGAGTATCAAATCGTATTGGCTGTTTTTTAACTCCTCAACAAAGGCTGACTCGGTGGAAACCGATTTAAAATAACCAGTATACCCTTCGCTTCTCAATAGTTCTCTAACCAGTTCTGAGTCAGCCTGGTAATCTTCTAGCAGAAGAATTTTTATCTCTGATTTTATTATTGCTTTATTATCCATTGATGATTTGGAAAAAATGTTTGTTCAACCTTTGGCGTAATGGTAAATTGCCTTTAAGAGTAAAATCTGTTTAATGGGTTTACGAAACAAAGCATAAAGTCAGCTGATTAACTTTTTTTGGGCACCTCGTTTACCAGTGCCCAAAAAATTCCCAGCTGCTTCAC
This window harbors:
- a CDS encoding response regulator encodes the protein MDNKAIIKSEIKILLLEDYQADSELVRELLRSEGYTGYFKSVSTESAFVEELKNSQYDLILSDYNLPSFNGMEALRLAQTHLPEVPFICVSGSIGEDRAVELLKNKATDYVLKDQLEKLPLAVSRALKEAQELLALEAAQKELHRLSQAVMQSPSGVIISDTNGKIEYINPRFTEISGYPPEMVVGKTVRILKEESNSPENFNHIWETIRSGKVWKGEYFSKRRSGERYWEYVAISPLLNEGGEIISYTINTEDITEQKRLTQELIQAKEKAEAGDKLKTAFMQNISHEVRTPLNGILGFASLIAQPNLSEENRKNYLNILNTSSDRLLNTITNYMDISLIASGSQEIHKKPFLLADLFSELNYKFQPIAEAKKITLNLLISKEVVNFSLNSDEALLKKSFAHLLDNAIKFTSEGQIDIGFEIADDKVNLFVSDTGTGIDKENQISVFKFFMQENTSINRGYEGSGLGLSIAQGFIQLLNGTITMESEKGIGSRFTISIPVETLEPPNSMAHEHQNPIISPTNIPTILIAEDDELNYLYTKTVLEEASFAVIRAANGKEAVEVCLTHPEVALVLMDIKMPVQDGYEATKHIKQQSKNMPIIALTAYAMVGDRQKALDAGCDDYLSKPVIATQLLDVVAKFIILSTSNK